One segment of Solanum stenotomum isolate F172 chromosome 1, ASM1918654v1, whole genome shotgun sequence DNA contains the following:
- the LOC125844164 gene encoding WEB family protein At3g51220 encodes MDYHSNVDSSRPFRSVKEAVAIFGERFLAKEIYSPKPFTFPTQESPWNTNNYSPTSQEIVLSATSWKSASSPSPQDLNDPIVVEALKKLETELEETKAELKLMKARESETEIALASLNAELHKNMSKLAQAEAAHAGAMAAAKSVKVNNEDHGNKKKEMMRSVKWESSSPTLAEMLTIGETDLGLLGKKKEKKKTMKKKPIIPLVADLFSRKKRSSTSVDNPLFASSHLF; translated from the exons ATGGATTATCATTCCAACGTTGATTCTTCACGACCTTTTCGCTCCGTCAAAGAAGCCGTAGCCATCTTCGGTGAACGATTTTTGGCTAAAGAAATCTATTCTCCAAAGCCTTTCACATTTCCAACTCAAGAAAGTCCATGGAATACAAACAATTATTCTCCTACAAGTCAAGAAATTGTTTTAAGTGCCACGTCATGGAAATCTGCTTCTTCACCAAGTCCTCAAGATTTGAATGATCCTATTGTTGTGGAAGCACTGAAGAAGCTAGAAACTGAGCTCGAGGAAACAAAGGCAGAATTGAAGCTTATGAAAGCAAGAGAATCTGAAACTGAAATCGCGTTAGCTTCTTTAAACGCAGAGCTTCATAAGAACATGTCCAAATTGGCTCAAGCTGAAGCAGCTCACGCAG gTGCAATGGCAGCAGCAAAATCAGTGAAAGTCAACAACGAAGATCATGGgaataagaaaaaggaaatgatGAGATCAGTGAAATGGGAATCATCATCACCAACATTAGCAGAGATGTTAACGATTGGAGAAACAGATCTAGGTTTGCTTgggaagaaaaaggaaaaaaagaagacaatgaAGAAGAAGCCCATCATTCCACTTGTTGCAGACTTGTTttcaaggaaaaaaagaagttcTACTAGTGTTGATAATCCACTTTTTGCTTCTTCTCATCTTTTCTGA